A region from the Lolium perenne isolate Kyuss_39 chromosome 4, Kyuss_2.0, whole genome shotgun sequence genome encodes:
- the LOC127297058 gene encoding probable mitochondrial adenine nucleotide transporter BTL3, producing MAWLEMWLPPAGEGVSAGLFLDGADAAAHGALLAAMPGCSASFGVPRRRRGTPPGFLSMTMSVKGGRGFVPGQVGLLATGEDKGGEAEGLVAGRGVDGLMVVETDGKLADEKEAHSGAGAMNTTKHLWSGAVAAMVSRTVVAPLERLKLEYIVRGEQRNLFELIQVIAASEGLKGFWKGNFVNILRTAPFKAVNFYAYDTYRKQLLKWSGNEETTNFERFIAGASAGVTATIMCIPMDTIRTKMVAPGGEALGGVIGVARHMIQTEGLFSLYKGLVPSLISMAPSGAVFYGVYDILKAAYLHSPEGKRRISMMKQQGQEANALDQLELGTVRTLLYGAIAGCCAEAATYPFEVVRRQLQLQVKATKMNALATCLKIVDQGGVPALYVGLIPSLLQVLPSASISYFVYELMKIVLKVE from the exons ATGGCGTGGCTGGAGATGTGGCTGCCGCCCGCAGGCGAGGGGGTGTCGGCGGGGCTGTTCCTGGACGGCGCcgacgcggcggcgcacggcgcgcTCCTCGCGGCGATGCCGGGCTGCTCGGCGTCCTTCGGcgtgccgcggcggcggcgggggacgcCGCCGGGGTTCCTGTCCATGACGATGTCGGTCAAGGGGGGGCGTGGGTTCGTGCCGGGCCAGGTGGGCCTGCTCGCCACCGGGGAGGACAAGGGCGGAGAGGCGGAGGGGTTGGTCGCGGGGAGGGGGGTGGATGGGTTGATGGTGGTGGAGACGGATGGGAAGCTTGCGGACGAGAAGGAGGCTCACTCTGGAGCCGGCGCCATGAACACCACCAAGCATCTCTGGTCTGGGGCCGTGGCTGCCATGGTCTCAAG AACAGTTGTTGCTCCACTTGAGAGGCTAAAGTTGGAGTACATAGTTCGTGGTGAGCAGAGGAATCTATTTGAGCTTATCCAAGTGATTGCAGCATCAGAAGGGTTGAAAGGATTTTGGAAAGGGAATTTTGTCAACATCCTCCGTACTGCTCCATTCAAGGCAGtaaacttctatgcatatgacacTTACAGAAAGCAACTGCTCAAATGGTCTGGTAATGAAGAAACTACGAACTTTGAGAGATTTATTGCTGGTGCTTCTGCTGGTGTGACCGCAACAATAATGTGCATACCCATGGATACG ATTAGGACAAAGATGGTAGCTCCGGGCGGTGAAGCTCTAGGTGGGGTTATCGGTGTTGCCCGCCACATGATCCAGACTGAAGGATTGTTCTCCCTCTACAAGGGTTTAGTGCCATCTCTTATCAGCATGGCACCCTCTGGCGCTGTATTCTATGGAGTGTATGACATACTGAAGGCGGCTTATCTGCATTCCCCTGAAGGAAAGAGGAGGATATCGATGATGAAACAACAAGGTCAAGAGGCAAATGCATTAGATCAGCTCGAGTTGGGCACTGTTAGGACATTACTCTATGGAGCTATCGCTGGATGCTGCGCGGAGGCAGCCACATACCCTTTTGAAGTAGTTAGGAGACAGCTACAGTTGCAAGTCAAAGCAACAAAGATGAATGCACTGGCGACATGCCTAAAAATTGTTGATCAAGGTGGAGTACCGGCACTCTACGTTGGCTTGATCCCCAGCTTGTTACAG GTTCTGCCATCGGCATCTATCAGCTACTTTGTATACGAGTTAATGAAGATAGTCCTGAAAGTGGAATGA